Part of the Verrucomicrobiia bacterium genome, GCCGAGCACGGCGTCGCAAACGGCGTGGGCGGTGATGGGCTTGTGCGCGTTCGACGATCCGCATCGGGAAAGCATCGAGCGCGGAATCGAATATTTGATTCAGACGCAAAATGCCGACGGCTCGTGGACAGAACACGAGACGACGGGGACGGGTTTTCCGCGCGTGTTTTATTTGAAGTACGACATGTACCGGAATAGCTGGCCGTTGCTCGCGCTGGCGACTTACCGAAATTTGGTTGAGACTTCCCAGAAAAAAAGTGAGCCGCATGTCAACGGCGTGAAGCATCATTTTTCTGAGAGCGCCGTAAAAGTTCCCAACCCGTCCTGACCGCGTGTCAACGGGACGTTTGCCATGAGTTGCTATCGCGCGCTGCTGCGTCCCCTGCTCTTCTTCCAGGACTCGGAAAAGATTCACAATCGCACCCTGGGCGCGCTCGCGTGGGCGAGCCGGCATGAGGTGGTTTGCAATTCACTTGCGAAAGTTTTTGGTGGAGAGGAATTGCCGGTGACGGCGTTTGGTTTGAATTTTCCAAATCCAGTTGGCCTCGCTGCCGGAATGGACAAGCAGGCGGCGGCGGTTCCGGTATGGGAATCTTTCGGTTTTGGTTTCAGCGAATTGGGCGGCGTGACGTGGCACGCGCAGCCCGGCAATCCCGCGCCGCGAATGTTTCGAGCGGTCGCAGACGAAGCGCTGATCAATCGCATGGGATTTAATAATCCCGGCGCGGCGGCGATGGCGGAGCGATTGGAGAGGTGGCATCGCGCCGGACGCTGGCCGAAGCATCCGGTGGGAATCAACCTGGGAAAATCCAAAGTCACACCGCTCGGCGAAGCGGCGAAGGATTATTCGGAGTCGTTGAAATTACTTTGGCCGCACGCGGATTTTTTCGTGGTGAATGTGAGTTCGCCGAACACGCCGGGATTGCGGCAGCTTCAGGATCGCGTGGCGTTGGACGAAATTTTTGCGGCGTTGCAGGAGACGAATGATTCGCTAGCGCGGACGTCGGTTGGTAACATTTCGCCGAAGCCGATTTTG contains:
- a CDS encoding quinone-dependent dihydroorotate dehydrogenase, producing the protein MSCYRALLRPLLFFQDSEKIHNRTLGALAWASRHEVVCNSLAKVFGGEELPVTAFGLNFPNPVGLAAGMDKQAAAVPVWESFGFGFSELGGVTWHAQPGNPAPRMFRAVADEALINRMGFNNPGAAAMAERLERWHRAGRWPKHPVGINLGKSKVTPLGEAAKDYSESLKLLWPHADFFVVNVSSPNTPGLRQLQDRVALDEIFAALQETNDSLARTSVGNISPKPILVKVAPDLSFEALDEILELTGPRRIAGIVATNTTIARPASQHEALKKIYAQEGGLSGRPLAARSTEVVRHIYRQTGGKLPIIGVGGIFNASDAWEKITAGAALVQVYTGLVYEGPGIAKRIVTGLRERLKAEGMTILQAVGRNSH